In one window of Escherichia coli DSM 30083 = JCM 1649 = ATCC 11775 DNA:
- the ychO gene encoding inverse autotransporter invasin YchO, producing MSRFVPRIIPFYLLLLAAGGTANAQSTFEQKAANPFDNNNDGLPDLGMAPENHDGEKHFAEIVKDFGETSMNDNGLDTGEQAKAFALGKVRDALSQQVNQHVESWLSPWGNASVDVKVDNEGHFTGSRGSWFVPLQDNDRYLTWSQLGLTQQDDGLVSNVGVGQRWARGSWLVGYNTFYDNLLDENLQRAGFGAEAWGEYLRLSANFYQPFAAWHEQTATQEQRMARGYDLTARMRMPFYQHLNTSVSVEQYFGDRVDLFNSGTGYHNPVALSLGLNYTPVPLVTVTAQHKQGESGENQNNLGLNLNYRFGVPLKKQLSAGEVAESQSLRGSRYDNPQRNNLPTLEYRQRKTLTVFLATPPWDLKPGETVPLKLQIRSRYGIRQLIWQGDTQILSLTPGAQANSEEGWTLIMPDWQNGEGASNHWRLSVVVEDNQGQRVSSNEITLTLVEPFDALSNDELRWEP from the coding sequence TTGAGCCGTTTCGTTCCTCGCATTATTCCGTTTTATTTACTCTTGCTGGCGGCAGGCGGTACAGCTAACGCACAATCTACCTTCGAGCAAAAAGCGGCAAATCCCTTTGATAATAACAATGATGGTCTGCCGGATTTAGGCATGGCACCTGAAAATCATGATGGGGAAAAACACTTTGCTGAAATTGTGAAAGATTTCGGCGAAACCAGTATGAATGATAACGGGCTGGATACTGGCGAGCAGGCAAAAGCTTTCGCATTGGGAAAGGTCCGCGACGCGCTTAGTCAACAGGTTAATCAGCACGTAGAGTCCTGGCTATCACCGTGGGGAAATGCCAGTGTTGACGTCAAAGTGGATAACGAAGGACATTTCACCGGCAGTCGTGGAAGCTGGTTTGTGCCGTTACAAGATAATGATCGTTATCTCACCTGGAGCCAGCTTGGTCTTACTCAGCAGGATGATGGGCTGGTGAGCAATGTGGGCGTTGGGCAACGCTGGGCGCGCGGCAGCTGGCTGGTGGGTTATAACACTTTTTATGACAACTTGCTGGACGAAAATCTTCAGCGAGCGGGCTTTGGCGCTGAAGCGTGGGGCGAATATTTGCGACTATCGGCAAACTTTTATCAGCCGTTTGCTGCATGGCATGAACAGACAGCCACGCAGGAACAACGGATGGCGCGCGGGTACGACCTGACAGCCCGGATGCGCATGCCGTTCTATCAACACCTCAATACCAGTGTCAGCGTAGAACAGTATTTTGGTGATCGTGTCGATTTGTTTAACTCTGGTACGGGTTATCACAATCCCGTCGCGTTGAGTCTGGGATTAAATTACACCCCTGTGCCCTTAGTCACTGTGACGGCCCAGCATAAACAGGGTGAAAGTGGCGAGAATCAAAATAACCTCGGGCTGAATCTTAACTACCGCTTTGGTGTACCGCTCAAAAAACAACTTTCTGCGGGCGAGGTTGCCGAAAGTCAGTCGTTACGTGGTAGTCGCTATGACAATCCGCAGCGAAATAATCTGCCGACTCTTGAGTACCGACAGCGAAAAACGTTAACGGTGTTTCTGGCGACACCTCCGTGGGATCTAAAACCTGGCGAAACAGTGCCGCTGAAATTACAAATCCGCAGTCGTTACGGTATTCGGCAACTGATTTGGCAGGGCGATACGCAGATATTAAGTTTGACGCCGGGCGCACAAGCCAACAGTGAGGAGGGCTGGACGCTGATCATGCCTGACTGGCAAAACGGGGAAGGCGCAAGCAATCACTGGCGATTGTCAGTGGTGGTGGAAGATAACCAGGGGCAGCGTGTCTCCTCCAATGAGATCACGCTAACGCTTGTCGAACCGTTCGACGCATTGTCAAACGACGAACTGCGCTGGGAACCGTAA
- the chaB gene encoding putative cation transport regulator ChaB, with protein sequence MPYKTKSDLPESVKHVLPSHAQDIYKEAFNSAWDQYKDKEDRRDDASREETAHKVAWAAVKHEYAKGDDDKWHKKS encoded by the coding sequence ATGCCGTATAAAACGAAAAGCGATCTGCCGGAAAGCGTAAAGCACGTGCTTCCGTCTCATGCCCAGGATATCTATAAAGAAGCGTTCAACAGCGCATGGGATCAATATAAAGATAAAGAAGATCGGCGTGATGACGCCAGTCGCGAAGAAACAGCGCATAAAGTGGCCTGGGCTGCTGTGAAGCATGAATATGCCAAAGGGGATGATGATAAATGGCATAAAAAATCGTAA
- a CDS encoding type I toxin-antitoxin system toxin Ldr family protein — translation MTLAQFAMIFWHDLAAPILAGIITAAIVGWWRNRK, via the coding sequence ATGACGCTCGCGCAGTTTGCCATGATTTTCTGGCACGACCTGGCAGCACCGATCCTGGCGGGAATTATTACCGCAGCGATTGTCGGCTGGTGGCGTAACCGGAAGTAA
- the narK gene encoding nitrate transporter NarK, which yields MSHSSAPERATGAVITDWRPEDPAFWQQRGQRIASRNLWISVPCLLLAFCVWMLFSAVAVNLPKVGFNFTTDQLFMLTALPSVSGALLRVPYSFMVPIFGGRRWTAFSTGILIIPCVWLGFAVQDTSTPYSVFIIISLLCGFAGANFASSMANISFFFPKQKQGGALGLNGGLGNMGVSVMQLVAPLVVSLSIFAVFGSQGVKQPDGTELYLANASWIWVPFLAIFTIAAWFGMNDLATSKASIKEQLPVLKRGHLWIMSLLYLATFGSFIGFSAGFAMLSKTQFPDVQILQYAFFGPFIGALARSAGGALSDRLGGTRVTLVNFILMAIFSGLLFLTLPTDGQGGSFMAFFAVFLALFLTAGLGSGSTFQMISVIFRKLTMDRVKAEGGSDERAMREAATDTAAALGFISAIGAIGGFFIPKAFGSSLALTGSPVGAMKVFLIFYIACVVITWAVYGRHSKK from the coding sequence ATGAGTCACTCATCCGCCCCCGAAAGGGCTACTGGAGCTGTCATTACAGATTGGCGACCGGAAGATCCTGCGTTCTGGCAACAACGCGGTCAACGTATTGCCAGCCGCAACCTGTGGATTTCCGTTCCCTGTCTGCTGCTGGCGTTTTGCGTATGGATGTTGTTCAGCGCTGTTGCGGTGAACTTACCGAAAGTCGGTTTTAATTTTACGACCGATCAGCTATTTATGTTGACTGCGCTGCCTTCGGTTTCTGGCGCGTTATTACGTGTTCCATACTCCTTTATGGTTCCTATCTTCGGTGGTCGTCGCTGGACGGCGTTCAGCACCGGTATTCTGATTATTCCTTGCGTCTGGCTGGGTTTTGCCGTGCAGGATACCTCCACGCCTTATAGCGTCTTCATCATCATTTCTCTGCTGTGCGGCTTTGCTGGCGCGAACTTCGCATCCAGTATGGCAAACATCAGCTTCTTCTTTCCGAAACAGAAGCAGGGTGGCGCGCTGGGTCTGAATGGTGGTCTGGGCAACATGGGCGTCAGCGTCATGCAGTTGGTTGCTCCGCTGGTGGTATCACTGTCGATTTTCGCAGTATTTGGTAGCCAGGGCGTCAAACAGCCGGATGGGACTGAGCTGTATCTGGCGAATGCGTCCTGGATATGGGTGCCGTTCCTTGCCATCTTCACCATTGCGGCGTGGTTTGGCATGAACGATCTTGCTACCTCGAAAGCCTCCATCAAGGAGCAGTTGCCGGTACTCAAACGGGGTCATCTGTGGATTATGAGCCTGCTGTATCTGGCAACCTTCGGCTCCTTCATCGGCTTCTCCGCGGGCTTTGCGATGCTGTCAAAAACGCAGTTCCCGGATGTTCAGATTCTGCAATACGCTTTCTTCGGGCCGTTTATTGGTGCGCTGGCGCGTTCTGCAGGTGGTGCATTATCTGACCGTCTGGGCGGAACTCGTGTCACTCTGGTGAACTTTATCCTGATGGCGATTTTCAGCGGCCTGCTGTTCCTGACCTTACCGACTGACGGACAGGGCGGAAGCTTCATGGCGTTCTTCGCAGTCTTCCTGGCGCTGTTCCTGACCGCTGGGCTGGGTAGTGGTTCCACTTTCCAGATGATTTCCGTGATCTTCCGTAAACTGACAATGGATCGTGTGAAAGCAGAAGGGGGTTCTGACGAACGTGCGATGCGTGAAGCGGCAACCGACACGGCGGCGGCGCTGGGTTTCATCTCTGCGATTGGCGCGATTGGTGGCTTCTTTATCCCGAAAGCGTTTGGTAGCTCGCTGGCATTAACGGGTTCGCCAGTCGGCGCAATGAAAGTATTTTTGATTTTCTATATCGCCTGCGTGGTGATTACCTGGGCGGTATATGGTCGGCATTCTAAAAAATAA
- the ychN gene encoding DsrE/F sulfur relay family protein YchN: MQKIVIVANGAPYGSESLFNSLRLAIALREQENNLDLRLFLMSDAVTAGLRGQKPGEGYNIQQMLEILTAQNVPVKLCKICTDGRGISTLPLIDGVEIGTLVELAQWTLSADKVLTF; the protein is encoded by the coding sequence ATGCAAAAAATCGTGATCGTTGCCAATGGCGCACCTTACGGGAGCGAATCCTTGTTTAACAGCTTGCGGCTGGCCATTGCGTTACGAGAGCAGGAGAACAATCTGGATCTGCGTCTGTTCCTGATGTCTGATGCGGTCACAGCCGGGTTGCGCGGGCAAAAACCAGGGGAAGGCTACAACATTCAGCAAATGCTGGAGATCCTTACCGCTCAGAATGTACCGGTGAAATTGTGCAAAATCTGTACCGACGGGCGCGGGATTAGTACACTTCCTCTGATTGATGGGGTGGAAATCGGTACTCTTGTTGAACTGGCGCAATGGACGCTGTCAGCCGATAAAGTGCTCACATTTTAA
- the chaA gene encoding sodium-potassium/proton antiporter ChaA, translating to MSNAQEAVKTRHKETSLIFPVLALVVLFLWGGSQTLPVVIAINLLALIGILSSAFSVVRHADVLAHRLGEPYGSLILSLSVVILEVSLISALMATGDAAPTLMRDTLYSIIMIVTGGLVGFSLLLGGRKFATQYMNLFGIKQYLIALFPLAIIVLVFPMALPAANFSTGQALLVALISAAMYGVFLLIQTKTHQSLFVYEHEDDSDDDDPHHGKPSAHSSLWHAIWLIVHLIAVIAVTKMNASPLETLLDSMNAPVAFTGFLVALLILSPEGLGALKAVLNNQVQRAMNLFFGSVLATISLTVPVVTLIAFMTGNELQFALGAPEMVVMVASLVLCHISFSTGRTNVLNGAAHLALFAAYLMTIFA from the coding sequence ATGTCAAATGCTCAAGAGGCGGTAAAAACCCGCCACAAGGAGACTTCGCTTATTTTCCCGGTTCTGGCGCTGGTAGTGCTGTTCCTGTGGGGAGGCAGCCAGACACTACCAGTGGTCATTGCCATCAATCTTCTTGCGCTTATTGGTATTTTAAGTAGCGCCTTTAGTGTTGTCCGTCATGCGGACGTATTAGCCCATCGCCTAGGAGAACCTTACGGTTCGCTTATTCTTAGCCTTTCAGTGGTTATTCTTGAAGTCAGTTTGATTTCAGCTTTAATGGCAACCGGCGACGCCGCGCCAACGCTAATGCGTGATACGCTCTATTCAATCATTATGATTGTTACCGGTGGGCTGGTTGGCTTTTCATTATTGTTGGGCGGACGCAAGTTTGCCACCCAATATATGAATCTGTTTGGTATCAAGCAGTATTTAATTGCGCTGTTCCCCCTGGCGATAATCGTACTGGTATTTCCAATGGCTCTGCCTGCGGCGAATTTTTCAACAGGTCAGGCGTTACTGGTAGCATTAATTTCTGCGGCAATGTATGGCGTATTTTTGCTGATCCAGACCAAAACGCATCAAAGTTTATTTGTCTACGAGCACGAAGATGACAGTGATGATGACGACCCGCACCACGGTAAACCGTCTGCCCATAGCAGCCTGTGGCATGCTATCTGGTTGATTGTCCATCTGATTGCCGTTATTGCGGTGACCAAAATGAACGCCAGCCCGCTGGAGACATTGCTCGACAGCATGAATGCCCCTGTCGCCTTTACTGGCTTCCTGGTGGCTCTGTTGATTCTGTCGCCGGAAGGTTTAGGTGCGTTAAAAGCAGTGTTGAACAACCAGGTCCAGCGCGCGATGAATCTGTTCTTTGGTTCAGTGTTAGCAACCATTTCGCTTACCGTACCTGTCGTCACGCTAATTGCCTTTATGACGGGTAACGAATTGCAGTTTGCACTTGGTGCGCCAGAAATGGTGGTGATGGTGGCCTCTTTAGTGCTGTGCCATATCTCCTTCTCCACCGGACGTACTAACGTGCTCAATGGCGCAGCGCATCTGGCACTGTTTGCCGCCTATTTGATGACGATATTTGCCTGA
- the sirB1 gene encoding invasion regulator SirB1, whose amino-acid sequence MRSLADFEFNKAPLCEGMILACEAIRRDFPSQDVYDELERLVSLAKEEISQLLPLEEQLEKLIALFYGEWGFKASRGVYRLSDALWLDQVLKNRQGSAVSLGAVLLWVANRLDLPLLPVIFPTQLILRIECPDGEIWLINPFNGESLSEHMLDVWLKGNISPSAELFYEDLDEADNIEVIRKLLDTLKASLMEENQMELALRTSEALLQFNPEDPYEIRDRGLIYAQLDCEHVALNDLSYFVEQCPEDPISEMIRAQINNIAHKHIVLH is encoded by the coding sequence ATGAGATCGTTAGCTGATTTCGAATTTAATAAAGCGCCATTGTGCGAAGGCATGATCCTGGCTTGCGAAGCAATCCGCCGCGATTTTCCCTCGCAAGATGTTTACGACGAACTGGAGCGTCTCGTTAGTCTGGCGAAGGAAGAAATTAGCCAGCTTCTGCCATTAGAAGAGCAGCTAGAAAAATTAATCGCGCTGTTTTACGGCGAATGGGGGTTTAAAGCCTCACGCGGCGTTTATCGTCTTTCCGATGCATTATGGCTGGACCAGGTGTTAAAGAATCGACAGGGCAGTGCGGTATCATTAGGTGCGGTTTTATTATGGGTCGCGAATCGTCTCGATTTGCCGCTGCTGCCGGTGATTTTCCCTACGCAGCTGATATTGCGCATTGAATGTCCGGATGGCGAAATTTGGCTGATTAATCCTTTTAACGGTGAATCGTTAAGCGAACATATGCTGGATGTGTGGTTAAAGGGAAATATCAGCCCGTCGGCGGAACTGTTTTATGAAGACCTTGATGAAGCTGATAACATTGAGGTAATCCGCAAATTGCTGGATACACTCAAAGCTTCGTTGATGGAAGAAAATCAGATGGAGCTGGCGTTACGCACCAGCGAAGCTTTATTACAATTCAACCCGGAAGATCCCTATGAAATTCGCGATCGCGGGTTGATTTATGCGCAACTGGATTGCGAACACGTTGCGTTGAACGATTTAAGTTATTTCGTTGAACAGTGTCCGGAAGACCCGATCAGCGAAATGATCCGTGCGCAAATAAATAACATCGCGCATAAACATATTGTGCTGCATTAA
- the kdsA gene encoding 3-deoxy-8-phosphooctulonate synthase: MKQKVVSIGDINVANDLPFVLFGGMNVLESRDLAMRICEHYVTVTQKLGIPYVFKASFDKANRSSIHSYRGPGLEEGMKIFQELKQTFGVKIITDVHEPSQAQPVADVVDVIQLPAFLARQTDLVEAMAKTGAVINVKKPQFVSPGQMGNIVDKFKEGGNEKVILCDRGANFGYDNLVVDMLGFSIMKKVSGNSPVIFDVTHALQCRDPFGAASGGRRAQVAELARAGMAVGLAGLFIEAHPDPEHAKCDGPSALPLAKLEPFLKQMKAIDDLVKGFEELDTSK, from the coding sequence ATGAAACAAAAAGTGGTTAGCATTGGCGACATCAACGTAGCAAATGACCTGCCGTTCGTACTGTTTGGCGGTATGAACGTGTTGGAATCTCGCGATCTGGCGATGCGCATTTGCGAGCACTACGTAACCGTGACCCAGAAACTGGGTATCCCTTACGTGTTCAAAGCCTCTTTTGACAAAGCCAACCGCTCCTCCATCCACTCTTATCGGGGACCGGGCCTGGAAGAAGGGATGAAAATCTTCCAGGAGTTGAAGCAGACTTTTGGCGTGAAAATTATCACCGACGTTCACGAACCAAGCCAGGCACAGCCCGTTGCTGATGTTGTAGATGTGATTCAGTTGCCGGCGTTTCTTGCTCGCCAGACTGACCTGGTTGAAGCCATGGCGAAAACCGGTGCGGTAATTAACGTCAAGAAACCGCAGTTTGTCAGCCCGGGACAGATGGGTAATATCGTTGATAAATTCAAAGAAGGCGGCAACGAAAAAGTGATTCTTTGCGATCGCGGTGCTAACTTCGGCTATGACAACCTGGTTGTTGATATGCTGGGCTTCAGCATCATGAAGAAAGTGTCTGGTAATTCGCCGGTGATTTTCGACGTTACCCACGCACTGCAATGTCGCGATCCATTTGGCGCAGCTTCCGGCGGTCGCCGTGCTCAGGTGGCTGAGCTGGCAAGAGCCGGTATGGCGGTAGGTCTGGCGGGGCTGTTTATTGAAGCGCATCCGGATCCGGAACATGCGAAATGTGATGGTCCATCCGCGCTGCCGCTGGCTAAACTGGAACCGTTCCTCAAGCAAATGAAAGCGATTGATGATCTGGTGAAAGGTTTCGAAGAACTGGATACCAGCAAGTAA
- the narX gene encoding nitrate/nitrite two-component system sensor histidine kinase NarX, protein MLKRCLSPLTLVNQVALIVLLSTAIGLAGMAVSGWLVQGVQGSAHAINKAGSLRMQSYRLLAAVPLSEKDKPLIKEMEQTAFSAELTRAAERDGQLAQLQGLQDYWRNELIPALMRAQNRETVSADVSQFVAGLDQLVSGFDRTTEMRIETVVLVHRVMAVFMALLLVFTIIWLRARLLQPWRQLLAMASAVSHRDFTQRANISGRNEMAMLGTALNNMSAELAESYAVLEQRVQEKTAGLEHKNQILSFLWQANRRLHSRAPLCERLSPVLNGLQNLTLLRDIELRVYDTDDEENHQEFTCQPDMTCDDKGCQLCPRGVLPVGDRGTTLKWRLADTHTQYGILLATLPQGRHLSHDQQQLVDTLVEQLTATLALDRHQERQQQLIVMEERATIARELHDSIAQSLSCMKMQVSCLQMQGDALPESSRELLSQIRNELNASWVQLRELLTTFRLQLTEPGLRPALEASCEEYSAKFGFPVKLDYQLPPRLVPSHQAIHLLQIAREALSNALKHSQASEVVVTVAQNDNQVKLTVQDNGCGVPENAIRSNHYGMIIMRDRAQSLRGDCRVRRRESGGTEVVVTFIPEKTFTDVQGDTHE, encoded by the coding sequence ATGCTTAAACGTTGTCTCTCTCCGCTCACCCTGGTTAATCAGGTTGCGCTTATTGTGTTGCTTTCTACTGCTATTGGACTGGCAGGGATGGCGGTTTCTGGCTGGCTGGTGCAAGGCGTTCAGGGCAGCGCCCATGCGATCAACAAAGCGGGATCGCTGCGCATGCAAAGTTACCGTCTGTTGGCAGCAGTGCCATTAAGCGAGAAAGACAAGCCCTTAATTAAAGAGATGGAACAAACAGCATTTAGCGCCGAGTTGACTCGAGCAGCAGAACGAGACGGGCAACTGGCGCAATTACAGGGTTTACAAGATTACTGGCGTAATGAACTGATCCCTGCACTGATGCGTGCACAAAACCGCGAAACGGTGTCAGCGGATGTCAGCCAGTTTGTTGCCGGGCTTGATCAGCTGGTATCTGGTTTTGATCGCACCACGGAAATGCGCATTGAGACAGTGGTGCTGGTCCATCGGGTAATGGCGGTATTTATGGCACTTTTACTGGTATTCACTATTATCTGGTTGCGGGCGAGATTGCTACAACCGTGGCGGCAACTGCTGGCAATGGCGAGTGCCGTCAGCCATCGCGATTTTACCCAACGCGCAAACATCAGCGGGCGCAACGAAATGGCGATGCTTGGAACTGCGTTGAACAATATGTCTGCAGAACTGGCCGAAAGTTATGCCGTACTTGAGCAGCGGGTTCAGGAGAAAACCGCCGGGCTGGAGCATAAAAATCAGATCCTCTCTTTTTTATGGCAGGCCAACCGCCGATTGCATTCCCGCGCCCCGCTGTGTGAACGCCTGTCACCTGTACTCAACGGATTACAGAATTTAACCCTGCTACGTGATATCGAACTGCGGGTGTATGACACTGATGATGAAGAGAATCATCAGGAGTTTACCTGCCAGCCAGATATGACTTGTGATGATAAAGGCTGCCAGCTCTGCCCGCGCGGCGTATTACCCGTTGGCGATCGCGGCACAACCCTGAAGTGGCGGCTGGCTGACACTCATACGCAGTACGGTATTTTGCTGGCGACCCTGCCGCAGGGGCGTCATCTTAGCCATGATCAACAACAACTGGTGGATACCCTGGTTGAACAACTCACCGCCACGCTGGCGCTGGATCGCCATCAGGAACGTCAGCAACAGTTGATCGTGATGGAAGAGCGTGCCACCATTGCGCGCGAACTGCATGATTCTATTGCCCAATCTCTCTCTTGCATGAAGATGCAGGTGAGTTGCTTACAGATGCAGGGCGATGCGCTGCCAGAAAGCAGCCGCGAACTGTTAAGTCAGATCCGTAACGAACTGAATGCATCCTGGGTGCAGTTGCGTGAATTGCTCACCACATTCCGTTTGCAGCTCACCGAGCCTGGATTACGTCCGGCGCTGGAGGCGAGTTGCGAAGAGTACAGCGCCAAATTTGGCTTCCCGGTGAAGCTGGATTATCAATTGCCGCCTCGTCTGGTGCCTTCGCATCAGGCAATCCACTTGTTGCAAATTGCCCGTGAGGCATTAAGTAACGCCCTCAAACATTCGCAAGCGAGTGAGGTCGTGGTGACGGTGGCGCAAAACGATAATCAGGTCAAACTGACCGTCCAGGATAACGGCTGCGGCGTGCCTGAAAATGCCATCCGCAGCAATCACTACGGCATGATAATAATGCGCGACCGTGCGCAAAGTTTACGAGGCGATTGCCGCGTCCGCCGTCGTGAATCAGGTGGCACCGAAGTGGTGGTCACCTTTATTCCCGAAAAAACTTTCACAGACGTCCAAGGAGATACCCATGAGTAA
- the narL gene encoding two-component system response regulator NarL: MSNQEPATILLIDDHPMLRTGVKQLISMAPDITVVGEASNGEQGIELAESLDPDLILLDLNMPGMNGLETLDKLREKSLSGRIVVFSVSNHEEDVVTALKRGADGYLLKDMEPEDLLKALHQAAAGEMVLSEALTPVLAASLRANRATTERDVNQLTPRERDILKLIAQGLPNKMIARRLDITESTVKVHVKHMLKKMKLKSRVEAAVWVHQERIF; encoded by the coding sequence ATGAGTAATCAGGAACCGGCTACTATCCTGCTGATCGACGATCACCCGATGTTGCGAACTGGCGTAAAACAGCTTATCAGTATGGCACCAGATATCACCGTGGTTGGCGAAGCGAGTAATGGCGAACAGGGTATTGAACTGGCGGAGTCTCTTGATCCCGATCTGATCCTGTTAGATCTCAATATGCCCGGCATGAACGGTCTGGAAACGCTGGATAAACTGCGCGAAAAGTCCCTCTCCGGGCGCATTGTGGTATTCAGCGTCTCTAACCATGAAGAAGATGTGGTCACCGCACTGAAACGCGGCGCGGATGGCTATCTGTTAAAAGATATGGAACCGGAAGATCTGCTGAAAGCGTTACATCAGGCAGCTGCTGGCGAAATGGTATTAAGCGAAGCATTAACGCCTGTTCTGGCCGCCAGCTTGCGCGCTAACCGTGCCACTACTGAGCGCGATGTTAACCAGTTAACCCCACGCGAGCGCGATATTCTCAAGCTAATTGCCCAGGGTTTGCCGAACAAGATGATTGCCCGCCGCCTGGACATCACCGAAAGCACAGTAAAAGTTCACGTCAAGCACATGCTGAAGAAAATGAAGCTAAAGTCTCGCGTGGAAGCTGCGGTATGGGTGCATCAGGAGCGCATTTTCTGA
- the chaC gene encoding glutathione-specific gamma-glutamylcyclotransferase, whose translation MITRDFLMNADCKTAFGAIEESLLWSAEQRAASLAATLACRPDEGPVWIFGYGSLMWNPALEFTESCTGTLVGWHRAFCLRLTAGRGTAHQPGRMLALKEGGRTTGVAYRLPEETLEQELTLLWKREMITGCYLPTWCQLDLDDGRTVNAIVFIMDPRHPEYESDTRAQVIAPLIAAASGPLGTNAQYLFSLEQELIKLGMQDDGLNELLVSVKKLLAENYPDGVLRPGFA comes from the coding sequence GTGATAACGCGTGATTTCTTGATGAATGCCGATTGTAAAACGGCATTTGGTGCCATTGAAGAATCACTCTTATGGTCAGCAGAACAACGGGCGGCTTCGCTGGCGGCGACGCTGGCTTGTCGACCTGATGAGGGACCGGTGTGGATCTTCGGTTATGGATCGTTGATGTGGAATCCGGCACTGGAGTTTACCGAGTCGTGCACCGGTACACTGGTTGGATGGCATCGCGCGTTTTGCCTGCGCCTGACCGCCGGGCGCGGGACTGCGCACCAGCCGGGACGAATGCTTGCACTGAAAGAGGGCGGACGCACCACAGGCGTCGCCTATCGACTGCCAGAAGAGACGCTGGAGCAGGAACTAACCCTGCTGTGGAAGCGCGAGATGATTACCGGCTGTTATCTGCCAACCTGGTGTCAGCTTGATCTTGATGATGGACGCACAGTAAACGCCATTGTGTTTATTATGGACCCGCGACATCCAGAATATGAATCTGACACTCGCGCTCAGGTCATAGCGCCGTTGATTGCGGCGGCGAGCGGTCCGCTGGGAACCAATGCACAATACCTGTTTTCACTGGAACAGGAGCTTATCAAACTGGGAATGCAGGACGATGGGCTGAATGAATTGCTGGTATCGGTAAAAAAACTGCTGGCGGAGAATTATCCGGATGGTGTGTTACGGCCGGGATTCGCCTGA
- the sirB2 gene encoding invasion regulator SirB2, producing MTSFSTLLSVHLISIALSVGLLTLRFWLRYQKHPQAFARWTRIVPPVVDTLLLLSGIALMAKAHIQPFSGQAQWLTEKLFGVIIYIVLGFIALDYRRMHSQQARIIAFPLALVVLYIIIKLATTKVPLLG from the coding sequence ATGACAAGTTTTTCTACGTTGCTTAGCGTTCATCTCATTAGTATCGCGCTTTCTGTTGGGCTATTGACCTTACGTTTCTGGCTACGTTATCAGAAGCATCCACAGGCATTTGCTCGCTGGACGCGCATTGTGCCGCCGGTTGTCGATACGCTGTTATTGTTAAGCGGCATTGCGTTGATGGCTAAAGCGCACATCCAGCCATTTTCCGGGCAGGCACAGTGGCTGACTGAAAAGCTGTTTGGAGTTATCATTTATATTGTTTTGGGTTTTATTGCACTCGATTATCGTCGTATGCACAGTCAGCAGGCGCGCATTATTGCCTTCCCGCTGGCGTTGGTGGTGCTGTACATCATCATTAAACTCGCCACCACAAAAGTACCGTTACTGGGGTAA